From Novosphingobium sp. 9, the proteins below share one genomic window:
- a CDS encoding prolyl oligopeptidase family serine peptidase, whose translation MVKALINRLALALIVVAGPNTATAAPPTQPARVARTWTIEDILTIPQVEQIALSRDGRSAAYLVRVTRSQDDGPVFELHVLDLQSRRDVILARSDWMEHLEAMPAGPGWSVLADFGAGVQLYRVSGNTPPSTLVFNPRPVLVGNVDGGEFGVTFTRPLRFGVAFYSWSPDGRRLFYSTLEASSAPPAIVANEPIARASLHHRTGPPVSVHFFMKQQQVAPVPVMTVSDHDRVARWLGAMPVWRADAIEYARQIDTRSDPTVQRFAWDFATRQSTPLPAAAGLARPAVIGPHGGTLAIDRLDNVLRLREHQPDGRVYDYGASEDTLSDPRSPGSWRASDGAFSLTAVRIPREARYALLKIDEAGHRQLIDARGSLRNCAFDSALHRGICIHEALDRPPQLASVDARSARVTDLHAVSARYETIAPLRITPRTWTNAYGFVSAGFVIYPRGYQPTKRYPAIIVTHGSDADQRFGAPSFQWNYPVQVLAERGYVVVLLNDPFTAQSPTIEMAATTENSCDGKTSPAEVRQLLWLNTVESMRSAIAQLDRDGIIDPARVGVAGYSFGSQIVNVAVTQTHLFRAASSGDGGFLEPSVYLAAACSYNAIYGGAPGDPAAAGAYQAFAPSYRASYTHTPVLQQLAEPLAIPTTDFYRALRAHGVPAEMTLYPGESEASDETHIFHIPANRRAAMQENLEWFDFWLRGIEPSSGPDGQRRQRWDALRDEARRDEAEPMSP comes from the coding sequence ATGGTAAAAGCCCTGATCAACCGGCTTGCCCTTGCGCTGATCGTTGTTGCCGGCCCGAATACCGCGACCGCCGCGCCGCCAACACAGCCCGCGCGCGTCGCTCGGACATGGACGATCGAGGATATACTGACCATCCCTCAAGTCGAGCAGATCGCCTTGTCGCGCGATGGCAGGAGCGCTGCTTACCTAGTACGTGTGACACGCAGCCAGGATGACGGGCCGGTCTTCGAATTGCATGTCCTGGATCTGCAATCCCGTCGGGACGTGATTCTTGCCCGGTCTGACTGGATGGAACACCTCGAAGCGATGCCCGCAGGGCCGGGCTGGAGTGTGCTTGCAGACTTTGGCGCAGGCGTGCAGCTCTATCGTGTTAGCGGGAACACCCCACCCTCTACCCTTGTCTTCAATCCCCGGCCAGTTCTCGTCGGCAATGTCGATGGCGGCGAGTTTGGTGTGACTTTCACCCGTCCGCTGCGTTTTGGTGTGGCCTTCTACAGCTGGTCGCCTGATGGCAGGAGACTGTTCTATTCGACGCTCGAAGCCTCGAGTGCCCCCCCTGCTATCGTGGCAAACGAGCCCATCGCGCGCGCCAGCCTGCACCACCGGACCGGCCCTCCTGTTTCGGTTCATTTCTTTATGAAGCAGCAGCAGGTCGCACCTGTTCCGGTCATGACCGTGTCCGACCACGACAGAGTCGCGCGCTGGCTCGGTGCCATGCCAGTCTGGCGCGCGGATGCGATCGAGTACGCACGGCAAATAGACACTCGCAGCGATCCGACAGTCCAGCGCTTCGCGTGGGATTTTGCGACCCGGCAGTCGACACCGCTGCCCGCTGCAGCGGGCCTCGCGCGCCCGGCGGTCATCGGACCGCACGGCGGCACGCTGGCAATCGATCGGCTCGACAATGTCCTGCGCCTGCGCGAACATCAGCCCGATGGCCGGGTCTACGACTACGGCGCCAGCGAGGACACCCTGTCCGATCCCCGCTCGCCCGGCAGCTGGCGTGCAAGCGACGGCGCGTTTTCCTTGACGGCCGTGCGCATACCGCGAGAGGCACGCTATGCGCTCCTGAAGATCGACGAGGCAGGCCACAGGCAGCTGATCGATGCGCGCGGGTCGCTGAGGAACTGCGCATTCGATAGCGCGCTGCACCGAGGTATCTGCATCCACGAAGCCCTCGACCGGCCGCCGCAACTGGCATCGGTCGATGCACGCAGCGCTCGTGTCACCGATCTGCATGCGGTCTCGGCGCGGTACGAAACGATCGCGCCCCTGCGGATCACGCCGCGGACTTGGACCAACGCCTATGGTTTCGTTTCCGCCGGCTTCGTCATCTATCCCCGCGGCTACCAACCCACCAAGCGATATCCCGCGATCATCGTCACGCATGGCTCGGATGCGGACCAACGGTTCGGGGCGCCAAGTTTCCAGTGGAACTACCCCGTGCAGGTCCTGGCCGAACGCGGGTATGTCGTCGTGCTTCTCAATGACCCTTTCACGGCGCAGAGCCCGACGATCGAGATGGCGGCTACGACGGAAAACAGCTGTGACGGCAAGACCAGCCCCGCCGAAGTGCGCCAGCTGCTCTGGCTCAACACCGTCGAGAGCATGCGCAGTGCGATCGCCCAACTGGATAGGGACGGGATCATAGATCCGGCACGGGTCGGGGTTGCCGGCTACAGCTTTGGCTCGCAGATCGTCAATGTGGCCGTGACCCAGACCCATCTGTTTCGCGCAGCCTCAAGCGGCGATGGCGGATTTCTTGAACCCAGCGTCTATCTGGCCGCGGCATGTTCCTACAACGCAATCTATGGTGGCGCCCCCGGTGACCCTGCTGCTGCCGGCGCCTATCAGGCTTTTGCGCCCTCCTACCGTGCTTCGTACACGCATACCCCTGTCCTGCAGCAACTCGCCGAACCGCTGGCCATTCCGACGACGGATTTCTACCGTGCCTTGCGCGCGCACGGTGTCCCGGCGGAAATGACGCTCTATCCCGGTGAAAGCGAAGCCTCAGACGAAACCCATATCTTCCACATTCCGGCAAACCGACGTGCCGCGATGCAAGAGAACCTCGAGTGGTTTGACTTCTGGTTGCGCGGGATCGAGCCGTCTTCCGGGCCGGACGGACAAAGGCGCCAGCGCTGGGATGCCCTGCGCGACGAGGCCCGGCGCGACGAGGCTGAGCCCATGTCACCTTGA